The following are encoded together in the Spiroplasma apis B31 genome:
- a CDS encoding SDR family oxidoreductase: MMNTYTNLQNKIVAITGAGGVLCSFFAEECLKLGMSVVLMDINETSIQKVKEDLGNDDKVMAVQCDVLNIDSVKEACDKVIQHFGKIDILINGAGGNHPKASTSNEYYELDQKSSNSEVGFFDLTTEGFKFVFDLNFMGTFNVTQVFAKYMLKEGCSIINISSASSENSLTKVPAYSAAKSAINNFTKWLAVHFAKTGLRVNAMAPGFFLTKQNEKLLIDKDGNFTPRTTKILSHTPMERLGVPKDLIGTLIYLMDNEMSNFVTGKVIYVDGGFCSYSGV, translated from the coding sequence ATTATGAATACATATACTAATTTACAAAATAAAATTGTAGCTATAACTGGAGCTGGAGGAGTTTTATGTAGTTTTTTTGCAGAAGAATGTTTAAAACTTGGTATGAGTGTAGTTCTTATGGATATAAATGAAACCAGCATTCAAAAAGTTAAAGAAGATTTAGGTAACGATGACAAAGTTATGGCAGTACAATGTGATGTTTTAAATATCGATTCCGTAAAAGAAGCTTGTGATAAAGTTATACAGCATTTTGGTAAAATAGATATTTTAATAAATGGTGCTGGAGGAAATCATCCAAAAGCATCAACATCAAATGAATATTATGAATTGGATCAAAAATCATCGAATAGTGAAGTTGGTTTCTTTGATTTGACAACTGAAGGATTCAAATTTGTTTTTGATTTAAATTTTATGGGAACCTTCAATGTCACTCAAGTATTCGCTAAATATATGTTGAAAGAAGGGTGTTCAATTATAAACATATCATCTGCTTCATCAGAAAATTCTTTAACAAAAGTTCCTGCATACTCAGCTGCAAAGTCAGCTATAAATAATTTTACTAAATGATTAGCAGTACATTTTGCAAAGACTGGATTAAGAGTTAATGCAATGGCCCCTGGTTTCTTTCTAACAAAACAAAATGAGAAATTATTGATTGATAAAGATGGAAACTTTACTCCAAGAACTACAAAAATTTTAAGTCACACTCCAATGGAGAGGCTAGGTGTACCAAAAGATTTGATAGGAACTTTAATATATTTAATGGATAATGAAATGAGTAATTTTGTAACAGGTAAAGTTATATACGTTGATGGAGGCTTCTGTTCATATAGTGGAGTTTAA